From one Luteipulveratus mongoliensis genomic stretch:
- a CDS encoding DUF3068 domain-containing protein: MRKASVIIGLGAFFVTMALLLKFYAYDKLAVIPLDQNTRQTVVDDHATFFDADKVAPGSGKLTTIATVIGDPDASRKASDKSGKDVVVINKGQTSDNNGEAPPMEASTQRIVIDRFTGLPVNGYGATQNGRPKQFIGQLIKFPFQTKQKTYQYWDDTADKPMDMKYVGHEDIKGLKTYKFEGSLPLAEFREQEVPRGIFGLPDTGAVVAKRLYENTRTLWVEPETGVIIKLQENQHQVLRIDQPGAKEVNALTTKSVFTDKTIKDNVDEYKTKVVLLKILRLWAPLALGILGLLLLLGGLAMSVVGLGRRGDNPDVELGGGDVESRRGRTTTV, encoded by the coding sequence GTGCGCAAGGCATCCGTGATCATCGGTCTCGGGGCGTTCTTCGTCACGATGGCGCTGCTGCTGAAGTTCTACGCCTACGACAAGCTGGCGGTGATCCCGCTGGATCAGAACACTCGGCAGACCGTCGTCGATGACCACGCGACGTTCTTCGACGCGGACAAGGTCGCCCCCGGGTCGGGCAAGCTGACCACGATCGCCACGGTGATCGGCGACCCCGACGCCAGCCGGAAGGCCTCCGACAAGAGCGGCAAGGACGTCGTGGTCATCAACAAGGGCCAGACCTCCGACAACAACGGCGAGGCGCCGCCGATGGAGGCCTCGACTCAGCGCATCGTGATCGACCGCTTCACCGGCCTGCCGGTCAACGGCTACGGCGCCACCCAGAACGGCCGGCCGAAGCAGTTCATCGGCCAGCTGATCAAGTTCCCGTTCCAGACCAAGCAGAAGACCTACCAGTACTGGGACGACACGGCCGACAAGCCGATGGACATGAAGTACGTCGGCCACGAGGACATCAAGGGTCTGAAGACCTACAAGTTCGAGGGCTCGCTGCCGCTGGCGGAGTTCCGCGAGCAGGAGGTGCCGCGTGGCATCTTCGGCCTGCCCGACACCGGCGCGGTGGTCGCCAAGCGGCTCTACGAGAACACCCGCACGCTGTGGGTCGAGCCGGAGACCGGCGTCATCATCAAGCTCCAGGAGAACCAGCACCAGGTGCTGCGGATCGACCAGCCGGGCGCCAAGGAGGTCAACGCACTGACCACCAAGAGCGTCTTCACCGACAAGACCATCAAGGACAACGTCGATGAGTACAAGACGAAGGTCGTGCTCCTGAAGATCCTGCGCCTGTGGGCACCGCTCGCCCTCGGGATCCTCGGCCTCCTGCTCCTGCTCGGCGGCCTGGCCATGTCGGTGGTCGGCCTGGGGCGCCGCGGCGACAACCCGGACGTCGAGCTCGGCGGCGGCGACGTCGAGTCGCGCCGCGGGCGTACGACAACGGTCTGA
- a CDS encoding class I SAM-dependent methyltransferase — protein MTDDLSTPDHFGVVRRPAEQAETAAANRTWWDGEAVAYYLEHGEFLGDDELVWGPEGVHEAELNVLGDVFGLRVLEIGAGAAQGGRYLLSRGARVVSSDLSAGMLHQAAALNAQSAHGVPLVQCDAVYLPFGDATLDLVVTAYGAVPFVADSGRLMRECARVLRPGGRLVFSTTHPIRWAFPDAPGPEGLTVRQSYFDRTAYVEQDEHGRATYAEHHRTLGDRVRELTAAGLVLDDLLEPEWPANNRQVWGGWSPLRGELIPGTAIYVARKP, from the coding sequence ATGACGGATGACCTGTCCACGCCGGATCACTTCGGCGTTGTCCGGCGTCCGGCCGAGCAGGCGGAGACCGCCGCGGCCAACCGCACCTGGTGGGACGGCGAGGCGGTGGCGTACTACCTCGAGCACGGCGAGTTCCTCGGCGACGACGAGCTGGTCTGGGGGCCCGAGGGTGTGCACGAGGCCGAGCTCAACGTCCTCGGCGACGTCTTTGGCCTGCGCGTCCTCGAGATCGGAGCGGGGGCCGCCCAAGGCGGCCGATACCTGCTCTCACGCGGTGCGCGAGTCGTCTCCTCTGACCTGTCGGCGGGGATGCTCCACCAGGCCGCTGCCCTCAACGCACAGTCCGCCCATGGCGTACCCCTGGTCCAGTGCGACGCGGTCTATCTGCCGTTCGGCGACGCGACGCTCGACCTGGTCGTCACGGCGTACGGCGCAGTGCCCTTCGTCGCCGACTCCGGACGGCTGATGCGCGAGTGCGCGCGCGTCCTACGACCCGGCGGACGGCTGGTCTTCTCGACCACCCACCCGATCCGGTGGGCGTTCCCCGACGCTCCCGGTCCGGAGGGCCTGACCGTGCGGCAGTCGTACTTCGACCGGACGGCCTACGTCGAGCAGGACGAGCACGGCCGGGCGACCTATGCGGAGCATCATCGGACGCTGGGAGACCGGGTCCGAGAGCTGACGGCGGCCGGCCTGGTCCTGGACGACCTGCTGGAGCCGGAGTGGCCGGCGAACAATCGCCAGGTCTGGGGCGGATGGAGCCCGCTGCGTGGCGAGCTGATCCCAGGGACGGCGATCTACGTCGCGCGCAAGCCCTGA
- the rpsA gene encoding 30S ribosomal protein S1: protein MTATTTSQIAVNDIGSEEELLAAIDATIKHFNDGDIVEGVIVKVDRDEVLLDIGYKTEGVIPSRELSIKHDVDPGEVVSVGDEVEALVLQKEDKEGRLILSKKRAQYERAWGTIEKIKEEDGVVTGTVIEVVKGGLILDIGLRGFLPASLVEMRRVRDLQPYVGKEIEAKIIELDKNRNNVVLSRRAWLEQTQSEVRTTFLKELQKGQVRTGVVSSIVNFGAFVDLGGVDGLVHVSELSWKHIDHPSEVVEVGQEVTVEVLDVDMDRERVSLSLKATQEDPWQHFARTHAIGQVVPGKVTKLVPFGAFVRVDDGIEGLVHISELAERHVELPEQVVTVGQDLFVKVIDIDLERRRISLSLKQANDDAAGAAEFDPTLYGMAAEYDDQGNYKYPEGFDPETNEWLEGFETQREKWEKQYAEAHSRYEAHQAQIEQARKDDAEAAAAGDAAPTTYSSGSSDSSSSSSNGGGGSSSSSSSSSSTSSSAPAPAEGTLASDEALAALREKLTGG from the coding sequence ATGACTGCCACCACCACCTCGCAGATCGCTGTCAACGACATCGGATCTGAGGAGGAGCTGCTCGCCGCCATCGATGCGACGATCAAGCACTTCAATGACGGAGACATCGTCGAGGGTGTCATCGTCAAGGTCGACCGGGACGAAGTCCTGCTCGACATCGGCTACAAGACCGAGGGTGTGATTCCCTCCCGCGAGCTCTCGATCAAGCACGACGTCGACCCGGGCGAGGTCGTTTCCGTGGGCGATGAGGTCGAGGCTCTGGTTCTCCAGAAGGAGGACAAGGAGGGTCGTCTGATCCTGTCCAAGAAGCGCGCGCAGTACGAGCGCGCCTGGGGCACGATCGAGAAGATCAAGGAAGAGGACGGCGTCGTCACCGGCACCGTCATCGAGGTGGTCAAGGGTGGTCTCATCCTCGACATCGGCCTGCGCGGCTTCCTGCCTGCGTCCTTGGTCGAGATGCGTCGCGTCCGCGACCTCCAGCCGTACGTCGGCAAGGAGATCGAGGCCAAGATCATCGAGCTCGACAAGAACCGCAACAACGTGGTCCTGTCGCGCCGCGCCTGGCTGGAGCAGACGCAGTCCGAGGTCCGTACGACGTTCCTCAAGGAGCTGCAGAAGGGCCAGGTCCGCACGGGTGTCGTCAGCAGCATCGTCAACTTCGGTGCGTTCGTCGACCTGGGCGGCGTGGACGGTCTGGTCCACGTGTCCGAGCTCTCCTGGAAGCACATCGACCACCCGAGCGAGGTTGTCGAGGTCGGCCAGGAGGTCACCGTCGAGGTGCTCGACGTGGACATGGACCGCGAGCGTGTCTCCCTGTCGCTGAAGGCGACGCAGGAGGACCCGTGGCAGCACTTCGCCCGCACTCACGCGATCGGTCAGGTCGTGCCGGGCAAGGTCACCAAGCTGGTTCCGTTCGGTGCGTTCGTCCGCGTGGACGACGGCATCGAGGGTCTGGTCCACATCTCCGAGCTGGCCGAGCGCCACGTGGAGCTGCCGGAGCAGGTCGTCACGGTCGGTCAGGACCTGTTCGTCAAGGTCATCGACATCGACCTGGAGCGTCGCCGCATCTCGCTGTCGCTCAAGCAGGCCAACGACGACGCCGCGGGCGCTGCCGAGTTCGACCCGACGCTCTACGGCATGGCCGCGGAGTACGACGACCAGGGCAACTACAAGTACCCCGAGGGCTTCGACCCGGAGACCAACGAGTGGCTCGAGGGCTTCGAGACGCAGCGTGAGAAGTGGGAGAAGCAGTACGCCGAGGCGCACTCCCGCTACGAGGCCCACCAGGCCCAGATCGAGCAGGCTCGCAAGGACGACGCCGAGGCAGCCGCCGCCGGCGACGCCGCGCCGACGACCTACTCCTCGGGCTCGTCCGACAGCAGCTCCAGCAGCAGCAACGGTGGCGGTGGCAGCAGCAGCTCTTCCTCGAGCAGCAGCAGCACCTCGTCCTCCGCGCCGGCGCCGGCCGAGGGCACGCTCGCCTCGGACGAGGCTCTGGCAGCACTGCGCGAGAAGCTCACGGGCGGCTGA
- a CDS encoding PPOX class F420-dependent oxidoreductase, with the protein MPRTIATTTSVERADLLNFVRPRHQMLLITSRSDGRPQASPVTGGVDPEGRLVISSYPERAKVSNARHRPQVSVVVLSEEFNGPWVQVDGDCEVIDSPDSVEPLVEYFRCISGEHPDWDEYRQAMLDQGKSILRVTPTRWSPVATGGFPARLAD; encoded by the coding sequence ATGCCACGAACCATCGCGACCACGACGTCCGTCGAGCGTGCCGACCTGCTGAACTTCGTCCGGCCGCGGCACCAGATGCTGCTCATCACCTCTCGCTCCGACGGCCGCCCGCAGGCGTCGCCGGTGACCGGGGGAGTCGACCCGGAGGGACGGCTCGTGATCTCCAGCTATCCGGAGCGCGCCAAGGTCTCCAACGCCAGGCACCGTCCGCAGGTGAGCGTGGTGGTCCTCTCCGAGGAGTTCAACGGGCCGTGGGTCCAGGTTGATGGCGACTGCGAGGTGATCGACTCACCGGACTCGGTCGAGCCGCTGGTCGAGTACTTCCGGTGCATCTCGGGCGAGCATCCCGACTGGGACGAGTACCGGCAGGCGATGCTCGACCAGGGCAAGTCGATCCTGCGGGTCACACCAACCCGGTGGTCGCCGGTCGCGACCGGCGGCTTCCCCGCCAGGCTGGCCGACTGA
- the coaE gene encoding dephospho-CoA kinase, which translates to MLRVGLSGGIGSGKSTVARGLVARGAVLIDSDVIAREVVASGTPGLDQVVKRFGEDILGPDGTLDRPALGRVIFGDDEARAALNAIVHPLVLTETLEQMAAAPADSVVVHDIPLLVELGRSVDYHLVVIVAASEETRLQRLIHDRGMSEDDARARIGAQAGDDRRRAAADVWLLNEGSVEDLSNRVDSLWDNRIQPFNVNLTAKRPVRRPAQITLEAPDPSWPTTAARLLGRIVSQLANAGLGDTVIGADHVGSTSVPGLLAKPVIDLQLRIQQLESASSEVFENALLAAGFVPSRGRRDANGHNIDTIHPWAPEPTAWVKLNFGNADPGRVTHLHVRQGDSAGAQTCLLFRDWLRANPSESAAYAQMKTEMAQSFPGGDEASRGDYPEAKEPWIADALLRARDWAAKTEWTMPRGTLRS; encoded by the coding sequence ATGCTGCGTGTCGGACTTTCGGGTGGGATCGGTTCGGGCAAGTCAACGGTCGCGCGTGGCCTTGTGGCGCGTGGAGCGGTGCTGATCGACTCCGACGTGATCGCCCGTGAGGTGGTGGCGTCTGGGACACCGGGGCTCGATCAGGTGGTGAAGCGCTTCGGCGAGGACATCCTCGGACCGGACGGCACTCTGGACCGGCCGGCGCTGGGGCGGGTCATCTTCGGCGACGACGAGGCGCGCGCGGCGCTCAACGCGATCGTGCACCCGCTGGTGCTGACCGAGACATTGGAGCAGATGGCGGCCGCGCCCGCGGACTCCGTCGTCGTGCACGACATCCCCTTGCTCGTCGAGCTCGGCCGCAGCGTCGACTACCACCTGGTCGTGATCGTGGCAGCCTCTGAGGAGACGCGTCTCCAGCGGCTGATCCATGACCGAGGGATGTCCGAGGACGACGCCCGAGCTCGCATCGGCGCCCAGGCTGGCGACGACCGTCGGCGGGCTGCGGCCGATGTGTGGCTGCTCAATGAAGGGTCCGTCGAAGACCTCAGTAACCGCGTGGATTCGTTGTGGGACAACAGGATTCAGCCGTTCAACGTCAACCTCACCGCGAAACGGCCCGTTCGTCGCCCTGCGCAGATCACGCTCGAAGCTCCTGACCCGTCGTGGCCGACGACGGCGGCTCGACTGCTTGGCCGCATTGTGAGCCAATTGGCCAATGCGGGCCTCGGCGACACCGTCATCGGCGCCGACCACGTGGGTTCGACAAGCGTGCCCGGCCTGCTGGCCAAGCCGGTCATCGACCTTCAGCTGCGCATTCAACAGCTCGAGTCCGCGTCCAGTGAAGTCTTCGAAAACGCCCTGCTGGCAGCCGGATTCGTTCCTTCGCGTGGGCGTCGTGATGCAAATGGCCACAACATCGACACGATCCATCCATGGGCGCCGGAGCCAACCGCTTGGGTCAAGCTCAATTTCGGCAACGCAGATCCGGGACGGGTCACCCATCTCCATGTTCGACAGGGCGACTCGGCAGGCGCGCAGACGTGCCTGCTCTTTCGTGACTGGCTACGCGCCAACCCGAGCGAGTCGGCAGCGTACGCCCAGATGAAGACCGAGATGGCCCAATCGTTCCCCGGCGGGGACGAGGCAAGCCGTGGTGATTACCCGGAGGCGAAGGAGCCGTGGATCGCCGATGCCTTGCTACGCGCTCGGGACTGGGCGGCGAAGACGGAGTGGACGATGCCGAGAGGGACCTTGCGAAGTTAG
- a CDS encoding siderophore-interacting protein yields the protein MSVAVQQAVRPFEMFRVAVKTTTRVSPHLVRVTFTGLELSEFADNGYDQRIKLILPGTDGTLEDMPTGDTWFTEWRQLDSAKRPVIRTYTVRAVRQADAEVDIDMVDHGDSGPASAFAGSALPGDEAILYGPHAAYDGPHGGLEFRKDLEEQTDQLIVGDESAGPAVASILEGLSERARGLVCLEVGSADDVLDLRGPDGVRITWCVRGDERGQHQRAVVREWLDSHPAVGRDEGGETTVLADGQDSAYWEVTTDRGDDVPPLSAWIAGESSAVKSMRRMLVGEYDVPKSAVAFMGYWREGHSEC from the coding sequence ATGAGTGTTGCCGTCCAGCAAGCAGTCCGCCCCTTCGAGATGTTCCGGGTCGCCGTCAAGACCACGACCCGAGTCTCTCCGCATCTGGTCCGCGTGACGTTCACCGGGCTCGAGCTCTCGGAGTTCGCGGACAATGGCTACGACCAGCGCATCAAGCTCATCCTGCCGGGCACGGACGGCACTCTGGAGGACATGCCGACCGGCGACACCTGGTTCACCGAGTGGCGTCAGCTGGACTCCGCGAAGCGACCGGTCATCCGGACCTACACCGTGCGAGCCGTGCGACAGGCAGACGCCGAGGTCGACATCGACATGGTCGATCACGGCGACTCCGGACCGGCCTCCGCCTTCGCCGGGTCTGCTCTCCCGGGAGACGAGGCGATCCTCTACGGCCCGCACGCGGCGTACGACGGTCCGCACGGTGGGCTGGAGTTCCGGAAGGACCTCGAGGAGCAGACCGACCAGCTGATCGTCGGCGACGAGTCGGCCGGGCCGGCTGTCGCCAGCATCCTCGAGGGGCTGTCTGAGCGGGCCCGAGGCCTGGTGTGCCTCGAGGTGGGCTCCGCCGACGACGTCCTCGACCTGCGCGGCCCGGACGGGGTGCGCATCACCTGGTGCGTGCGGGGCGATGAGCGCGGGCAGCATCAGCGGGCGGTTGTGCGGGAGTGGCTCGACTCCCATCCTGCAGTCGGCCGCGACGAAGGCGGCGAGACGACAGTGCTTGCGGACGGTCAGGACTCGGCGTACTGGGAGGTCACGACCGATCGTGGCGATGACGTCCCGCCCCTGTCAGCATGGATCGCGGGCGAGTCGTCCGCAGTGAAGTCGATGCGCCGAATGTTGGTGGGGGAGTACGACGTTCCCAAGTCCGCGGTCGCGTTCATGGGCTACTGGCGCGAGGGCCACAGCGAGTGCTGA